TCTAGCCCATCTGTTTTACCATAATCAGCAACAAATCAATGGCGGCAAAAATAATCAGTTTGTGGCTTGGGGAGACTCTGGCGCACTAGTGATGGGGCACTACAGCGAAACGGAAAAAAACCTCAATCTATGGCAAATCGCCCGTAAATACACGCTATGCGATAACTTCTTTATGGCGGCATTTGGTGGCTCCTACTTAAACCACCAATTTTTAATTTCTGGCCGAACCCCAGAATACTTTGATGCCGCCAATGGCCCTGCCAAAGGAAAAATCGCCGTTTTAAGCGATGGCCCGCAGGGCTCTCAACTGGCAACCAGCGCTAAATCACCTGCCTCGGCACTCGATGGCCCCGCTAAATATATCAATAACGGCGCCATTACTCCCGATGGTTACGCCGTAAACACCATGGCCCCGCCCTATCAACCCAGCTTTATACCTCCCGCTCCAGGGGGCGACCCCCAACTGGCCGATCCCGCCGACCCAAGCACCCTGCCACCACAAAGCTATCGCACCATCGGCGATTTACTCTCTGACAAAAAAGTGAGCTGGGCTTGGTATGGCGGCGCATGGCAGGCCACGCTAGATGGCAAGGGCGGCGCAGACGCACCTAATTTTCAGTACCATCACCAGCCCTTTAATTACTTTAAACAATTTGCCCCCGGCACCGCAGCAAGAGCCGAGCATTTGCGTGATGCTGGCCTTGGCGAAAGCCCATATTCCAATCACTTTATCGCCGCTGCCGTGACTGGCACCCTGCCGCAAGTGGCCTTTTATAAGCCACAGGGCAATCTAAATATGCACGCCGGTTATTCTGATGTGGAATCGGGCGACCAGCATGTGGCCAATGTACTGCAACACTTGATGAGCGGCCCGCAGTGGAAAGACATGGTGGTGATGATTACCTTTGATGAAAACGGCGGCTGGTGGGATCACGTCGCCCCACCTAAGGGCGATCGCTGGGGCCCAGGCTCGCGCATCCCCGCCATTGTGGTATCCCCCTTCGCCAAAAAAGGCCATGTGGATCACACCCTCTATGACACCACCTCCATCATTCGTTTTATCAGCCAACTGCATGATTTACCCGAGCTAGAAGGCATACAGCTGCGCAATCAAGCCTTTAAAGCCCGCGGCGCAACCCCGCCGGGCGATTTAATGGCAACACTAGATCTCTAAGCACCAGTATTGCACGGGTAAGCCATAGTGTAGGGGCGCGCAAACAGCGCCCCTACATACTCACTGAAAAGCCTTTTAGTGATGGTTTTTCCCTAAAGCAAAGCGCATTCAAAGAGCATCGCTGCATCACATCTGCCCATAAAATTTCGATACGTTATTTTACTTACGCACAATAACTTACAGCTTGATAAACCCCATAGAAAACAAGTCATCTCGTTGTAAATAATCCCCTATTAATGTAGTCTGCACGCTCCCAACCGACCGTAGATTACCTCATGACACCCAGCGATCTGCTTGCCTCCTTCGCCGCTGCCTTTAATCAAGATCAGCGCCTTATCTCTCTTCAATTAGGCGATGGTGCAGCTTGGGGCCAGCAGTTATTGCCCCAGCGAGTGACAGGCAGCGAGGGGATAAATCGCGCTTTTCACTACGAGGTAAATTGCTTATCCTCCAATGGCGATTTAGAACTTAAATCGCTATTAGGCTTGCCGGTGGTATTGGCGATAGAAAACGTCAATGGTGATGCGATAGAGCGTTGTGGGGTGGTGAGTCAGGCGCAGCTATTAGGCTCTGACGGAGGCTTCGCTCAATATTCCCTCACCGTAGAGCCGCCTTTTTCCTTGCTCAGACACCGCCGTACTTCCCGCGTATTTCAAAATTTATCCGTGGCAGATATCGTCAAGCAAATTTTGGCCGAACACCAAGCTAAAAACCCTGTGTTTGCCGCCGTGCAAACGCTGGATTTCAAGCTATCCGGCACGTACGCGCCCCGATCTTACTGTACGCAGTATAGAGAATCAGATAGCGATTTTATTACACGGCTATTGGCGGAGGAAGGGCTTGGCTGGAGTTGGCTTCATCTGGCCGGAGATAACCCCCAAGTTCAGCTGCTGATCTTTGACGATGCGTTTGCGATTCCAGAGGCGCAAGAATCACTGGTGCGCTTTCATCGAGCTGACGTAACGGAGGAGAATGACTCTCTTACCGAATGGACAACTCAGCGCCAAGTCGGTAGCAGCTCGGTCTCTTTGGCTAGCTTTGATTACAAAACCACCACAACGAACCAAAGTTTTGATGAAAGTTATATCGACCAAGGCGAGGGTGGTCAACAGCTACAAGTCAGCTTTGAGGATTATGATCCTCAGTCTTTGTATTACGCAAGCGATAACGATGAACTAAGCCACTACGCAAGGCTGCGTCAGCAAGCGTTGGATGCAAAAAAGAAATCATTTACCGGCACTGGTACTTTACGTAACTTACAAGCGGGGCAGTGGTTCCGCCTAGAAGACCACCCCGCGCATGAGGGGACGTCAGCGGAACAACGGGAATTCGCCATTACCGAGCTTAAATTCACCGCCAATAATAATTTGCCAGCAGATTTAACTCAGCAACTTGGCCTAGTCGCGCCCAGCCTACTGGTCGCAGCGGCTTCAGCTGCGAATCCTCCTTACCAAGTTAACTTCACCGCCCAAAGACGCGGCCAGCCGATTACGCCTAACTTTGCTCATACCGAACACAGCAAACCCAAAAGCCTAGGCGTACAAACCGCCACCGTAGTTGGCCCACAAAGCAGCGGTGCCGACTCTAGCCAACAAGCAGAGGTGCATACGGATGAGCACGGCCGCATAAAAATAAATTTTCACTGGCAGAGGGTTAAGGAGCACCCAGAGTTTGGCGCAAATATGGATGACAAGTCATCCTGCTGGGTGCGCGTCTCCATGCCAAGTGCCGGTGCAGGCTTTGGGCATCAGTTTATTCCGCGCATCGGCCAGGAAGTTCTGGTGGATTTCCTCGAAAATGATATCGACCGCCCCATCGTCACCGGTGTAGTCCATAACGGAAGTCATCCTGTGGCCACGTTTAGCGGCGCAGGCGCACTACCCGCCAACAAAACGCTATCTGGCATCAAAACCAAAGAACATGAAGGCGGGCAATACGGCGAGCTGCTGTTTGATGACACCAAAGGCGAAGTGCGCACCAAGCTATCGAGCGAGCACGGTAAAACCCAGCTTAATCTGGGCTATCTGATTCACCCACGCACCGACGGAAAAGGCGAAGCACGCGGCGAAGGCTTTGAGCTACGCACGGATAAACAAGGTGCCATTCGCGCCAGCGGCTTACTAATTAGCACTGAAGCCAAAGGCGGCGCTAGTGGCAAGCAGCTAGACCGCAGCCCCGGCCAAAGCCAGCTGGAATCGGCCCTAGACACCGCCAAAAACCTCGGTGAATACGCAGCTAAACAACTTGCCGACAGCATGGAAACCGGCGACGACGATCAAACTGTAAAACCCGACAACAGCCCCGGCAGCAAAGCCACCACCGGCCATCTGCACCACCATGTGCACGCCAGCAAAAGTTTTGAAGCAGGTAGCAACACCGATCAAGACGGCAAAAGCAAATCCAAAGAGCAAGCAGGCCAACAAAAAATCATCCTGCTGCACGGCGAGGACGGTATAGCGATTACCACCCCACAAAGCCAGACCCTCAGCGCGGGCACAAATCTAGACCAAGTTGCCCAACGTGACACTAACCAAAGCACCGGCCGCCGCTGGATTCACAACGTAAGCCAGCACATCAGCCTGTTTGTGGGGGGTATCAAAGACCAAATCACCCTAAAGCTGATCGCCGCCAAAGGCCAGCTGCAAATGCAGGCGCAAAGCGACGATATTGAAATCACTGCCGACAAAAACACCAAATTCACCGCCATCAAAGGCAAGGGCCTATTCAACGCCAAGCAAGAAATCCTGATGACCGCTGGCGGCGCTTATATCCGCATCAAAGACGGCAAGATCGAGCTGCATGCACCGGGGAAGATCAGTATTAAAGGCGGGAGCCATGATTGGAGTGGGCCTGCGAGTTTGAATGTGGCTCCGCCAGTGATGCCGGATGGGACACTGCATCAAGAGTATTTAACTTTAGTTGATCATAAAACAGGGAAACCACTAGCAAATCAACGCTATTGGTTAAAAACAGATGGCAAGCCCCTCATTGAAGGAATTACAGATAAATCAGGTAAAACCCAAGCGGTCTATACCGCAATTAGCCAAAAAGTTGAGCTATTACTTGAAAAAAATGAGACAGAAGACCCGGATCATCAGCATCAATTTGATGAATTTGGTAAACCTGCAGCCTAAGAGCCTAAAACAATGAGCACTCCTCCTAATACCCGCACAGCTGGCCGTTCCACCACGCAGCCACAAGCGCCTGTTAAAACAATTCCTATTCTAAGCCCCGAAGATACTAGCTATCTTTGTCAGAAAATTTGTTTTTGCAGTAGTAATGCAAAAATAGGCAAAGCGGGCCAATTTTTATATCAGCGCTGCGTAACAAAATCCATTCAATTTGACTGCGAAGCAAGCGGCCATATTTGGCGCTACAAGGGTGAAGTGGGATATAACATGAAATTAAATCCTCCCAAGCCTTTATTGGGGAAGAATGGAATCCATCCTAGCTCTTTTCCGCTGGGAGCAGCTATTCGGGAAAAAGTATTTTCACTCAGTAAACAGGACCTTGAGTCGGGCCCGCAAAAAGGATTACTTAGAATTCCCGACGTTATTATTGTTAAAGACAAAAACAACTTTAGTCTTGAACAAAGCAATATTGAGATGGTGGTAGAAATTAAATTTCCGAGGGACACTTTAAAAACAGGTCAACAAATGGCTTATGAAAGAATTGCTGGGGATGCAAATAAATTCAAATTACTTGAAACTTCAGAATGCCAATGCAAACCTCGGGAAGAAAAAAAACGCCAACCAGTTGATGTGCCCGCGCCTTTAGTTGCCCCAATTCCTAAGCCTGGCCGTAGAACCGTTGGTGAACCAGCCACGGCTAATGCGCTAGGTGAAAATGAAGTGCCACTATCCGACTATCTACTCGCCGGTGGTTTGATTGTCGGGGGCATTGCTATTGCTTATTTCACCGCAGGAACCGGATCAGCCATTAGTGCCGCAGCATGGAGTAGCGCAGCGCGTTTATTTGTTGTTGGAGCGGCAGTAGGTGCATCTAACTTAGCCGCAGCACAAGGGAAAAAACCATGAATGAATTAGAGAAACTTCGCCATTACCGTGCCGATATTACTTATTTTGAGGAAAGTACCGACCTGTGCACTTTATGCCCTGCAATTGGAGCATCGTTTTACTTTGATGGCGGTGAAACTGCTGAAGGTAAACAGCGTTTGGCTGAATGTGTCGATTATTATCAGCAATTATTTGGAAAACACCTTAAAGCGGGCTTAATTACAGATCAAAATGAAAATGGAAAAGAGATTCAATTTAGCAAAAAAACACCATCACCAATGGAGCATTTTTCTAAATATTCAGAGGATGGTTGCATAGAGTGGGTCATTACAGGATCTCCGACCCTTGCAGTTGCTTCTCCTTATTGGGTTGAAACCGTGACGGCAAGAAAGTGGGAGATAA
This genomic interval from Iodobacter fluviatilis contains the following:
- a CDS encoding VRR-NUC domain-containing protein gives rise to the protein MSTPPNTRTAGRSTTQPQAPVKTIPILSPEDTSYLCQKICFCSSNAKIGKAGQFLYQRCVTKSIQFDCEASGHIWRYKGEVGYNMKLNPPKPLLGKNGIHPSSFPLGAAIREKVFSLSKQDLESGPQKGLLRIPDVIIVKDKNNFSLEQSNIEMVVEIKFPRDTLKTGQQMAYERIAGDANKFKLLETSECQCKPREEKKRQPVDVPAPLVAPIPKPGRRTVGEPATANALGENEVPLSDYLLAGGLIVGGIAIAYFTAGTGSAISAAAWSSAARLFVVGAAVGASNLAAAQGKKP
- a CDS encoding type VI secretion system Vgr family protein produces the protein MTPSDLLASFAAAFNQDQRLISLQLGDGAAWGQQLLPQRVTGSEGINRAFHYEVNCLSSNGDLELKSLLGLPVVLAIENVNGDAIERCGVVSQAQLLGSDGGFAQYSLTVEPPFSLLRHRRTSRVFQNLSVADIVKQILAEHQAKNPVFAAVQTLDFKLSGTYAPRSYCTQYRESDSDFITRLLAEEGLGWSWLHLAGDNPQVQLLIFDDAFAIPEAQESLVRFHRADVTEENDSLTEWTTQRQVGSSSVSLASFDYKTTTTNQSFDESYIDQGEGGQQLQVSFEDYDPQSLYYASDNDELSHYARLRQQALDAKKKSFTGTGTLRNLQAGQWFRLEDHPAHEGTSAEQREFAITELKFTANNNLPADLTQQLGLVAPSLLVAAASAANPPYQVNFTAQRRGQPITPNFAHTEHSKPKSLGVQTATVVGPQSSGADSSQQAEVHTDEHGRIKINFHWQRVKEHPEFGANMDDKSSCWVRVSMPSAGAGFGHQFIPRIGQEVLVDFLENDIDRPIVTGVVHNGSHPVATFSGAGALPANKTLSGIKTKEHEGGQYGELLFDDTKGEVRTKLSSEHGKTQLNLGYLIHPRTDGKGEARGEGFELRTDKQGAIRASGLLISTEAKGGASGKQLDRSPGQSQLESALDTAKNLGEYAAKQLADSMETGDDDQTVKPDNSPGSKATTGHLHHHVHASKSFEAGSNTDQDGKSKSKEQAGQQKIILLHGEDGIAITTPQSQTLSAGTNLDQVAQRDTNQSTGRRWIHNVSQHISLFVGGIKDQITLKLIAAKGQLQMQAQSDDIEITADKNTKFTAIKGKGLFNAKQEILMTAGGAYIRIKDGKIELHAPGKISIKGGSHDWSGPASLNVAPPVMPDGTLHQEYLTLVDHKTGKPLANQRYWLKTDGKPLIEGITDKSGKTQAVYTAISQKVELLLEKNETEDPDHQHQFDEFGKPAA
- a CDS encoding acid phosphatase, which encodes MSKKSKSSTPNDPSRRRLLGGLAAIGAGLALPASHAAKPIASKPLAALNKPLKNKIKNVVVIYLENRSFNNLFGNFPGVAQPLASANPEPQLDRDGSVLSSLPKIWGGMVQRGQTVAGKRYFIEEAQISGLPNAPFALKDTEGTPLPEAVITRDLAHLFYHNQQQINGGKNNQFVAWGDSGALVMGHYSETEKNLNLWQIARKYTLCDNFFMAAFGGSYLNHQFLISGRTPEYFDAANGPAKGKIAVLSDGPQGSQLATSAKSPASALDGPAKYINNGAITPDGYAVNTMAPPYQPSFIPPAPGGDPQLADPADPSTLPPQSYRTIGDLLSDKKVSWAWYGGAWQATLDGKGGADAPNFQYHHQPFNYFKQFAPGTAARAEHLRDAGLGESPYSNHFIAAAVTGTLPQVAFYKPQGNLNMHAGYSDVESGDQHVANVLQHLMSGPQWKDMVVMITFDENGGWWDHVAPPKGDRWGPGSRIPAIVVSPFAKKGHVDHTLYDTTSIIRFISQLHDLPELEGIQLRNQAFKARGATPPGDLMATLDL